ACGACTTCGTCTATTAATCATAAAAAGTCGTGTGACTCATAAGATCGACACACATTTTAGAGGGTATACATTATGGCAGGAAAGTCGGTGGAGATTGAAACTCCATTAGTGGATGGCTTAGCGCAGGCTGAATCTTGGATTAGCAATAATTCTGACCTGTTGATTCAGTATGGTGTGAATGTTCTTTCAGCCATTCTGATTCTATTCATCGGTAACATTTTCGTTAAGATAGTGGCGAACAGTGTCGCTAAGATGCTGAAAAAGAAAAATATGGATAAAGCGGTTATTGAGTTTATCCATGGTTTGGTACGTTACTTATTGTTTGTGATTGTACTGATTGCGGCTTTGAGTCGTATCGGGGTCCAAACCGCGTCTGTTGTGGCTGTTATCGGTGCGGCAGGCTTAGCGGTAGGTTTAGCGCTGCAAGGCTCGCTGTCAAACTTTGCAGCAGGCGTGCTGATTGTTGCTTTCCGCCCATTTAAATCTGGCGATTACGTCGAAATTGGTGGCGTAGCAGGCAGTGTGGAGTCCATCCAAATCTTTCAAACGGTTCTGACGACGCCAGATAATAAGATGGTTGTCGTACCAAATGGCAGTGTTATCGGCGGCCCTATCACGAATTACTCGCGTCATGAAACTCGTCGCATCGATTTGATTATAGGTGTGTCTTATAGTGCGGATCTGCAGAAAACCAAAGCGCTTTTAACCAAGATCTGTGACTCTGACGAGCGTATCCTTAAAGATCCTGCTGTCCTGGTTGGCGTGCATACGTTGGCGGATTCTTCAGT
This window of the Vibrio neptunius genome carries:
- the mscS gene encoding small-conductance mechanosensitive channel MscS, whose product is MAGKSVEIETPLVDGLAQAESWISNNSDLLIQYGVNVLSAILILFIGNIFVKIVANSVAKMLKKKNMDKAVIEFIHGLVRYLLFVIVLIAALSRIGVQTASVVAVIGAAGLAVGLALQGSLSNFAAGVLIVAFRPFKSGDYVEIGGVAGSVESIQIFQTVLTTPDNKMVVVPNGSVIGGPITNYSRHETRRIDLIIGVSYSADLQKTKALLTKICDSDERILKDPAVLVGVHTLADSSVNFVVRPWVKTSDYWGVYFDLMQAIKEGLDNEGIEIPFPQMDVHLNKVES